In Halobacteroides halobius DSM 5150, the genomic window AATAGACTAATTATTAAATTAATTAAAAATAAGCATCCAAAAATTTTTAAAACCTACTAAACTTTAATAATTCTCTTTCTGTCCATTACTTCCTCCAATAAATGCCACTGAATTATACTGAAAATAATTATGTAACAACTTAATTCCACTCACTAAGACAAGCCTAGAAACAACAACTATTATATAATCCATCTTCTCTATTTTCGGAACCCCACTCCTAAAAGGCTGAGTTTGATTCATTACCAACGGAATTAAATCATATATAAAATGGGTAACAATACACACCACAACAGACCTAGTTTCTAAATAAATATATCCTAATAGTAAACCAACTACAAAGCTAGACAGTAGTTGAAAAATATTAAAGTGATAAATAGAAAATAACACAGCCGAAACTACTATAGCTGTTTTTTGAGAATATCGAGTAATTATACCATCCACGATGATCCCCCGAAAAACTATCTCTTCTATTACCGGAGCTATCAAAGCCCCTATTAATAGTCCCAAACCACCCTGCATCAGTTTAACCATATTTTCTAATTTAGAAACTGGAGTGCTTGATAGACTCATAATCATACTCATAATTTTACTAGAAAATAAGTCTAAACTAACAGCTACCACAGTCAATATTGCTAGTAGCTTAATATTTATCTGTTCTTTATTATTTAGTACTAATTCCTTTAACTTGTCTTTTCGTCTTCTTAACCCCATCCAGGTCATTACTACTCCAGCAATCACTATTCCTAATAAAACTAAATACTGTAAATGATTCTGAACTACACTCTGCGCCGTAAATTTAATTTCTTCTATGCCTGTAATTTGATTCCTACGACAGCTCTAATAACTGCTCCTCCCACAGTAGCTGTTAAAAACTAAAGTACAAGTCCAATTACTACTATAGCAGTTAAATATTTTAGTCCAGCAAGCTGAACATTATTGTTATTTTCCAGATGCAAATTCCTCCCGAATGATTAACCATCGAGTTTTTTTTCTAAAATTTTAATAACTTTACCATTAGAATCCGGTATAACAAATTTCTTTTTATCCTTTAATATTAAATCTATTTTATTTTGAAATTCAATATTATATTCTAATATATTATTTAATTTTACCATTATATCATTATATATTAAGTAATTATCTCCAATTATTAAATAATATTTTTTAGATTTATTTATACTAAGAATAAAAGTGAAAATAGCAGAAAATAATAATTTATCAAATGAATTGGAGACAAGTATTAAACCATTATTAAATTTATAATATACAACTGCAATCATTATTAAATAAATTAGTATTGAAAAAATAATATTCTTAGTAATAGATAATTTTAAATTTATTTCAATGCCATTATCTAACCTTTTATAATGCTTTAAAACTAAAAACTCTATTAAATGATATATAAATATCAACAAAAATAAAATATAACTAAATAAGTGTATACCTATTTTAGAAAAAGAAATATTAATAGAGCTAATAATAAATAATATATATGGAATTATAATCATCAAAGAAACTAATATATATATTGAATTATTTTTGATATTTTTCATTTTTTTCCCCACTTTATAATATTGTATATAGAATTTATCTTAGTCTCAGACTAAGATAAATTCTATACTTAAATTCAAATAATACCTACTGCAACTAATAAATTAATAATTATTTTTAAATATTACAAGCATCAATAATCATCCCCATTCCAACAGCAGTTCCTGCTACATTTGCACTTGAAATAGAAATCATTAATGTGGTTGCTCCAGCAGCAAAACCTATCCAATTAACATCAGATAATTCACCACCATTAACTACTAATAATTCCTCTTGAGCAAGATCCCTCATGAAATTCACCACCTTTCTATTTAAAGCTAAATCAACTAAATTTAATAACCAGCTGATTGA contains:
- a CDS encoding CPBP family intramembrane glutamic endopeptidase — translated: MGLRRRKDKLKELVLNNKEQINIKLLAILTVVAVSLDLFSSKIMSMIMSLSSTPVSKLENMVKLMQGGLGLLIGALIAPVIEEIVFRGIIVDGIITRYSQKTAIVVSAVLFSIYHFNIFQLLSSFVVGLLLGYIYLETRSVVVCIVTHFIYDLIPLVMNQTQPFRSGVPKIEKMDYIIVVVSRLVLVSGIKLLHNYFQYNSVAFIGGSNGQKENY